The following coding sequences lie in one Apium graveolens cultivar Ventura chromosome 3, ASM990537v1, whole genome shotgun sequence genomic window:
- the LOC141710754 gene encoding putative WRKY transcription factor 51, which translates to MDPTDFEKAYNATDYKNTGNPYFDILNFLELNEDGFEEDSVPRVLVSPEKSDAAAVKKKKLKMEGRVAFVTKSEVEIMDDGYKWRKYGKKMVKNSPNPRNYYKCSSGGCVVKKRVERDNEDSTYVITTYDGVHNHECPFVLYHHRHNNSHSHDAWTLQSSNSSTTS; encoded by the exons ATGGATCCCACAGATTTTGAAAAAGCTTATAATGCTACAGATTATAAAAATACAGGCAACCCCTATTTCGACATATTAAATTTTCTGGAATTGAACGAAGATGGCTTCGAAGAAGATTCAGTACCACGGGTCCTGGTGTCTCCGGA AAAATCCGACGCTGCTGCGGTTAAGAAGAAGAAGCTGAAAATGGAAGGTAGAGTTGCATTTGTAACAAAGTCGGAAGTTGAAATAATGGATGATGGATACAAATGGAGAAAGTACGGCAAGAAGATGGTAAAGAACAGCCCAAACCCAAG GAATTACTACAAGTGTTCAAGTGGAGGATGTGTGGTGAAGAAAAGAGTAGAAAGGGACAACGAGGATTCAACATATGTTATTACAACTTATGATGGGGTGCACAACCATGAGTGCCCTTTTGTGCTTTATCATCACCGCCACAATAACTCTCATTCTCATGATGCCTGGACTTTGCAATCTTCcaattcttcaactacatctTAA